The nucleotide window TTTTAGGGCATCTGTTAATGCAACGATAACATTTAATGCAGTTTCCAGGATAAATATACCATTTTCTATTTTCCTTATCTACATGAATTGCATGGGTTGCACATGCCTTTTCACATTTTTTGCATAATATGCATTTTTTGCCATCCGCTCTAGGCTCTCCAACATTCACTGCTCTGGGAATGAACCTAAATAATGATTTTCCTCCAAACAATCTTCCACCTTTTCTCATTTTTAATCCTCCTTATCTATAATCTATTTATTTATAGATTTAT belongs to Methanobrevibacter ruminantium and includes:
- a CDS encoding NADH-quinone oxidoreductase subunit I, which produces MRKGGRLFGGKSLFRFIPRAVNVGEPRADGKKCILCKKCEKACATHAIHVDKENRKWYIYPGNCIKCYRCINRCPKNAIKMFP